A genomic window from Triticum urartu cultivar G1812 chromosome 7, Tu2.1, whole genome shotgun sequence includes:
- the LOC125520963 gene encoding beta-1,3-galactosyltransferase 6-like, translated as MQLHMCAVLHSLHTTQGRAMSASSYFGRPSYCAMALVLLLTLLCIAFPAYLRNPVSVASCFTGADVRAAAAAQPAASASAALVADDGGRRPGQLRILLGVHTMPKKHSRRHLIRMAYALQQTAALRGAARVDVRFALCARPMPPEHGAFVALERRAYGDVLLFNCTENAEDGKTYTYFSDLPAMLGASGGEGRRPPYDYVMKVDDDTYLRLDALVETLRRAPREDMYYGVGLPFMDRVSPPFMLGMGYALSWDLVQWITASDMVRRKAKGVEDVTMGNWLNEGGKAKNRVNIFPRMYDYKSAEAKDFLEDTIGVHQLKADIRWAHTLAHFNATSGDLRPSREGSS; from the exons ATGCAACTGCACATGTGTGCCGTGCTCCATTCATTGCACACAACCCAAGGTCGAGCAATGTCGGCCTCGTCGTACTTCGGGAGGCCGTCCTACTGCGCCATGgccctcgtcctcctcctcaccCTGCTCTGCATCGCCTTCCCCGCCTACCTGCGCAACCCGGTCAGCGTCGCCAGCTGCTTCACGGGAGCCGacgtccgcgccgccgccgccgcccaaccagcggcgtcggcgtcggcggcGTTGGTGGCGGACGACGGGGGCCGCCGCCCGGGCCAGCTCCGCATCCTCCTCGGCGTGCACACGATGCCCAAGAAGCACTCCCGGAGGCACCTGATCCGGATGGCGTACGCGCTGCAGCAGACGGCGGCCCtccgcggcgcggcgcgggtggACGTCCGGTTCGCGCTCTGCGCGCGGCCGATGCCGCCCGAGCACGGCGCGTTCGTGGCGCTGGAGCGCCGCGCCTACGGCGACGTGCTGCTCTTCAACTGCACCGAGAACGCCGAGGACGGCAAGACGTACACCTACTTCTCGGACCTGCCGGCCATGCTCGGCGCCTCCGGCGGCGAGGGCCGCAGGCCGCCGTACGACTACGTGATGAAGGTGGACGACGACACGTACCTCCGGCTGGACGCGCTGGTGGAGACGCTGCGGCGGGCGCCGCGGGAGGACATGTACTACGGCGTGGGCCTGCCGTTCATGGACCGGGTGTCGCCGCCGTTCATGCTCGGCATGGGGTACGCGCTCTCCTGGGACCTCGTCCAGTGGATCACCGCCTCCGACATGGTCAGGAGGAAGGCCAAAG GTGTGGAGGACGTGACCATGGGGAACTGGCTGAACGAGGGGGGCAAGGCAAAGAACAGGGTGAACATCTTCCCCAGGATGTACGACTACAAGAGCGCCGAGGCCAAGGATTTCCTGGAGGACACCATCGGCGTGCACCAGCTCAAGGCGGACATCAGGTGGGCGCACACGCTGGCGCACTTCAACGCCACCTCCGGCGATCTCCGGCCTTCCAGAGAGGGGAGCTCATAG